One Anthonomus grandis grandis chromosome 13, icAntGran1.3, whole genome shotgun sequence DNA segment encodes these proteins:
- the LOC126744190 gene encoding uncharacterized protein LOC126744190, with protein sequence MRRDLKLYAYKIQLTQELKPQDHGQRRTFAAWALEQLQVDPAFARKIIFSDEAHFWMNGYVNKQNCRIWADQNPEVTCLIAMHPAKVTVWCGFWAGGVIGPYFFEDAMGNALTVNGDRYRAMINDFLWPQLDDMDLTDIWFQQDGATCHTARSTLDLLHEKFNGFITSRGGDVHWPPRSCDITPLDFFLWGYVKSQVYADKPETIAALRANIIRVLGQVDAEMCGKVLENWTMRMHAVQRSRGGHLNYIIFHT encoded by the coding sequence ATGCGTCGAGACTTGAAATTGTACGCGTACAAAATTCAATTGACGCAAGAATTGAAACCGCAAGACCATGGACAGCGCCGTACATTTGCCGCATGGGCTCTAGAGCAGTTGCAAGTCGACCCTGCATTTGCACGAAAAATCATCTTCAGCGACGAGGCGCATTTCTGGATGAACGGGTATGTCAATAAACAGAATTGCCGTATATGGGCTGACCAAAATCCTGAAGTGACTTGCTTAATTGCTATGCATCCTGCTAAAGTGACTGTATGGTGCGGTTTCTGGGCTGGCGGCGTAATCggtccatatttttttgaggacGCTATGGGCAACGCGCTTACGGTCAATGGAGATCGGTATCGCGCCATGATTAATGATTTCCTGTGGCCTCAACTGGACGATATGGATCTAACAGACATCTGGTTCCAGCAGGATGGCGCTACGTGCCACACCGCACGCTCAACGCTGGATTTACTGCATGAAAAGTTCAACGGTTTCATTACTTCGCGCGGCGGCGATGTGCACTGGCCACCAAGATCGTGCGATATAACGCCTTTAGACTTTTTCTTGTGGGGCTACGTGAAGTCTCAAGTATATGCGGATAAGCCAGAAACAATTGCAGCATTAAGGGCCAACATCATTCGCGTCCTCGGACAGGTAGACGCTGAAATGTGCGGAAAAGTGCTCGAAAATTGGACCATGCGAATGCACGCTGTACAGCGCAGTCGCGGTGGCCATTTAAACTATATAATCTTCCATACATAA